GGTTGTTCGGCTTCATCGCGGTGGGGGGCACGGCCGGCGCAATCTGTGGTTCGGCATGGACGGGGCTGCTGTCGGAAGCAATCGGGACCGTCGGCTTGTTCGCCGGCGCATCGTTCCTGATCCTGTGCGCAGGGGCGCTGGCGATCGTGCTGGATCGCTTGGCCGAAGGTCGCCGCATGGGCTCGGCGGGGCACACGCTCGACGCGGGCGGCGCCCTCGGCGGAACGAGCTGGCAGGGCGTGGTCGACGTGCTTCGATCGCCGTATCTGATGGGCATCGCCTGCTACGTCGCGGCCTTCACCATCGGTTCCACGCTGCTGTACTTCGAGAAGATGCGCATCATCGAGGGCTTTGCCGAGACGATCGAGTCGCGCGCGCAGGTATTGGCGTGGATCGAGCTGGGCGGCCAGACGCTCACCGTCCTGCTGCAGCTCTTCGTGACCGGACGCCTCATGCGCCGCCTGGGCGTTGGGGCGCTGCTGGCAGTGGTGCCGATGGTCACGGTCATCGGGTTCGTGGGCCTTGCCGCGGCCCCGGTGCTGCTCGTGCTGGCGGCCTTCGAGGTCGCTCGGCGAGCGAGCCACTATGCGCTGAGCAAGCCAGCACGCGAGGCGCTCTTCACGACCGTGCCCAGGACCGACAAGTACAAGGCCAAAGGCATCATTGACACGTTCGTCTACCGCGGCGGCGACACGGCGGGCACCGTTGCCGATGCGGCGCTGGCCGCCGCGGGCCTGGCCGCCGCTTGGCTGGCTGTGCCCCTGGGCATCGGGTCGCTCGTCATCGGCGTCTGGCTGGGCCGGCGTTCGAACGATGCCGAGCCTGCCGCGTCACCTGCTCCCAATGTGCCTGGAGCCGCGCCCGCATCCCTGGCCAGCCCCGCGAACACCCACGTATAACACCCCGATGAGGATTACGCCATGCAACAGACCCGTCGAGAGTTCTTGTTGACCGCCTCGGCCGCCAGCGCCGCCGCCCTGCTTGGGTTGGGCCCGTGGACGCAGCATGCCTTCGCGAGGGGGAAGGCTTCGAAGAAGCTGAAGATCCTGTTCCTTGGCGGCACGGGCATGCTCGGGCCGCACGTGATCCGAATCCTGCTCGACCGCGGGCACGAGGTCACGCTGTTCAACCGCGGCAACCGCGACGAGATGTTCCCAGACCTGGAGTTTATCCAGGGCAACCGCATCGTCGATGTCGAGCCCGGTCTCAAGCCACTTCAAGAGGAGATCGACAAGGGGCGCACGTGGGACGCGGTCATCGATACCGCCAGCGTGCATACGTGGGTCGAGAACAGCGCCAAGCTCCTGAAGGACAGCGCCGGACATTACACCTACATCTCGTCGCTGAGCGTCTACGCCGACAACAGCCAGGTCGGCCTCGACGAGGACGACGCCGTGGCGACGATGCCCGACGAGGTTGCCGACGGCATCACCGCCCTGCCCTACGACATGCAGTATTACGGCGCCGTGAAGGCCCGCAGCGAGGCCGCGGCGCGTCGGCACTTCCCCGGCAAGGCGCTCATCCATCGTCCGGGCCTGCTCGTCGGCCCGAGAGACTTCACGCATCGCTTCACGTACTGGCCCTACCGCGTGCGCCAGGGCGGCGAGGTGCTGGCGCCCGGCATGCCCGAGCACCCGCTGCAGTTCATCGACGTGCGAGATCTGGCAGCGTTCATGGTGCTGGGCATCGAGCAGGGGACGACGGGCACCTTCAACGTCAATGGTCCGGTCGGCGGCGGCATGACCATCGGAAAGTTGCTGGAGACCTGCAAGCAGGTCACCGGAAGTGACGCGAACTTCACCTACGCCGAAGGCGACTGGCTCGCGGGCCAGGGCGTCAACGCATGGGCTCAGATGCCGGTGTGGATTCCCCCGGGCCCCGAGACGGCCGGCTTCCACACGCGCGACCTTTCGAAAGCGGTGGCCGCTGGCCTGGTCACGAGGCCGCTGGAAACGACCATCGCCGATACGCTCACGTGGCTCGACGAGGAGTACATGCCCACCTGGAAGAACGCCATGGCCGACCGCGGCGAGGCCGACGCCACGTTTAGCTTCGGCGGCAACCGCCCGGGTATCACGCGTGAGCGCGAGGCCGAGCTGCTGGCGATGTGGAAGTCGCGAAACGAAACTTCCGAAGAGGCGAACTCCTAGCCGATTGCCCGCTCGAGGTCGGCGATCAGGTCATCGACATCCTCGATGCCCACGCTCAGGCGCACGAGATTGTCGGCGATGCCAAGCTTCTTTCGCTGGTCGGCCGGCACGCTGGCGTGGGTCATGATGGCCGGGTGCTCGATGAGGCTCTCGACCCCGCCCAGGCTCTCGGCCAGCGCGAAGATCTTCACGGTCTCGAGCATCTTGCGGCTCTCGTCGAGACCGCCCTTCAGGTAGATCGTGACCATGCCACCGAAGCCACGCATCTGCTTCTTGGCGATGGCGTGCTGGGGGTGGCTCTCCAGGCCGGGGTAAATGACCTTCTCGACCTTCTTATGAGCCTCGAGGTACCTGGCGACCTTGGCCGCGTTGTCGCAGTGCCGATCCATGCGCACGTGCAGGGTCTTGGTGGACCGCAGGAACAGGAAGCACTCCTGGATGCCCGGCACGGCGCCTTCCGAAAGCTGCAGGAACTTGAGCTTCTTGTGGATCTCCTCGTCGTCGACGATGAGCGCGCCGCCGATGGCATCGCTGTGGCCGCCGAGGTATTTCGTGAGCGAGTGGCACACGATGTCGGCGCCAAGCTTCAGCGGGTTCTGCAGGTAGGGGCTGGCGAAGGTGTTGTCGACGGCGACCATCGCGCCCGCCTGCTTGCCCATCTCGGCCAGGACGGCGATGTCGATGATCTTCAGGGTCGGGTTGGTGGGCGTCTCGATCCACACCAGCTTGGTGTTCTTGCGGATGGCCTTCTTCGCCGCGTCGTGGTCGGTCATGTCCACCAGCGTGCTCTCGATGCCAAGCTGGGCGAACACGCGATGGAAGATGCGGTTGGTTCCCCCGTAGACGTCGTCGCAGAGAACCACATGATCCCCCGCGCTGAGCAGGTGGATGACCGCGCCCGTCGCCGCCACGCCGCTGGAGAACGCCAGCCCGTGCTTTCCGCCCTCAAGAGAAGCCAGGTTCGCTTCCAGGGCCGTGCGCGTAGGGTTGGCCGCCCGGCTGTAGTCATACTCGCCGATGATCTCGCCCGGGCTCTTCTGCACGTACGTCGAGGTCTGGTAGATGGGCGTGCAGATGGCCCCGGTGGAAGGATCGGGGCTCTGGCCGGCATGGATGGCCCTGGTGCCAAAGCGTGCGGAGTCGTCGATCTTCATGGGCCGGGCCTTTCTTTGCGTTGCAGCCATCGGTGCGAAACGAGCCGAGCCGCAGGATAGGGGCCGGGGCCCGATGATGCCCACGCCTACCATCCCCGCTTGCCCCCCGGCCGCCGGCCATGGGGGTTTCCAAGCCAACCCGCGATCCTCGCCGCCGGCCGCGACATCGCCGCCGGGGGGGTATCGCTTCCGCGTTCGAGGGTCCATGTCCGAGGTCACCATCCGCCTGCCCGCGTTCGTCAAGACCAAGCCCCGCGTGTTCGACCTTCGCACCGCCATGAGCGGGTCTCCCAAGGCCGACGTGTTGGCGGGCCTCACCGTCGCTCTGGCCCTGGTTCCAGAGTCGGTCGCCTTCGCGTTCGTCGCCGGGGTCCCGCCCCTGGTTGGCCTCTACGCCGCGTTCATCGTCTGCCTGCTGACGTCCATCCTCGGCGGCCGCCCCGGCATGATCTCGGGGGCAACGGGCGCCATGGCCGTCGTCGTCGTCGCATTGGTTGCCAACTACGGGATTGGCTACCTCTTCCCGGCGGTCGTGCTGTGCGGATTGATCCAGGTCGCCGCGGGCTTGCTCAGACTGGGCAAGTTCATCCGCATCGTGCCCCATCCGGTCATGCTGGGCTTCGTTAACGGATTGGCCATCGTGATCCTCTTAGCCCAGGCCGACAGCTTCCGCTCGCTGACCGAGTCGGGAACCATGGCCTTCCTCCATGGCACGCCCCTGTGGATCATGCTCGCCCTGGTCGCCGGCACGGTGGCCATCATCGCCTTCCTTCCGAGGCTGACCCGCGCGGTGCCCTCGTCGCTGGTGGCCATCATCGCCATCAGCCTGGCGGCCATCGCCATCAACGCCGCGATGCCCAGTACGGCAAGCCAGGCCCCCGTCCGCACCGTCGGCGATCTCCTGGTCGACAACACCAAGGCCGCCGCCGTGCTCGATGCCCAGCGCGCCAAGGACCAGGCGGCCATCGCCGCCGCCGCGGATGCCCTGCCCGAGGCCGTTCGTTCCTCGGTTGCGCTCCAGCCGGACGCGTCCGCCCCCGTGGCGCCCCTCACCGAAGCCGAGATCGACGCCGCGCTCGCCTCGGTGGACGAAGCCGAGGTCGGCATTGCCGGCGGGCTGCCCAGGCTCGCCTGGCTGGACTTCGACCTCCCGCCCTTCACGCTCGAGACGCTGCTGATCATCCTGCCCTTCTCGGTGGTCCTGGCGGGCGTGGGCTTGATCGAGAGCCTGATGACCATGACGCTCGTCGACGAGCTCACCCAGACGCGCGGCAACGGCAACCGCGAGTGCCTGGGCCAGGGCGCGGCCAACATCACCTGCGGCTTCTTCGGCGGCATGGGCGGCTGCGCGATGATCGGCCAGTCCTTGATCAACGTGAAGTCCGGGGGCAGGGGCCGGCTCTCGGGCATCACCGCCGCGGCTTCGCTCATGGTCTTCATCCTCTTCCTGGCCCCGCTCATCGAGTCCATCCCCATCGCCGCGCTGGTGGGGGTCATGCTCATGGTCGTCATCGGCACGTTCGAATGGACCACCCTGCAGACCTGGCGCAAGATCCCCAAGGCCGAGGTCCTGGTCATGCTCGTGGTCGCCGGCTACACGGTCCTGATGCACGACCTGGCCACCGCCGTGCTCATCGGCGTGATCATCTCGGCCCTCATCTTCGCCTGGAACAAGAGCAAGCACCTGTACGCGGATATCCAGTTCAACGAGCACGGGAGCAAGATCTACCAGCTGCACGGGGGCGTCTTCTTCGGGAGCGTGACCCGCTTCCGAGAGCTCTTCACCCCCGAGAGTGATCCGGACGACGTCGTCATCGACTTCTACTTCAGCAGGGTGTACGACCAATCGGGCCTGGAGGCCATCAACACCCTGGCCGAGCGGTATACCTCGTTGGGCAAGCGGCTGCACCTGCGCCACCTGAGCGAGGACTGCCGCAGGTTGTTGGACAAGGCCGGCGACCTGGTGGAGGTCAACATCAGCGAGGATCCGCACTACCACGTGGCGACGGACCGGACGCAGTGGCGCGATGAGCCGGGCGCGGACGCCAGGGCCTGATCTTCGGCGCCCAATAAAGAGCCCCGCCCGGGCTGTGTGAAGGCCCGGGCGGGTCACCATGACACGACGTTGCTGGGGGTTCGGTCGCCCGTTCAGGCGGCGTCCGAATCCTTCTTCCTGGTCGTGGTCGCGGCCTTGGACGCGGCGCTCTTGATGGCCACCGGTCCGTTGCCCCCGCCGGCGAATGGCACGTAGATGTTCTCGCTGGTGGGGCTGGAAAGCTCGCCCCGCTTGGCGGTGACGTTGTAGACGGCGCTGGCGGTGCCGCTCGCGATCGCCTGATCGGTGAAGGTCTTGGTGCCGGTCGAGGCCAGCAGGCTGAAGCTGTTCTCGCCGTCGAGCTTGCGCCGGATCTCGAAGAAGACGCCGGTGTGCGCCGAGGCGGCGTCGGCCTTCCAGGTGAGCACGACGTGGCCGTTGTTGTCCAGGTCGGCGTCCAGGTCGTAGGGCTCGCCGGGCGCCGGGGCGGGTCCGGGGTCGGCGGGCGCGGGGATCTGGGCCTTGCTGTACACCGTCGTGCCGCCGCCGTTCTCGGCGAAGGCGCGGATGGTGTTGATCTGCTTGCCGCCGAAGGACCGCAGGTCCTGGGCGCTCTCGTTGCTTGCGGTCGTTGCCGCTTTCTGTGCCGCCTTCTTGGCGTTCTGGTTCGCCAGATCATCCTGGGCCGCGCTGAGCTTGGCGCTCAGTTCCGCGCAAAGCTCGGCCGTGAGCCCGACGGCGGCGGGGTCTGCCGACCAGATGGGCACGCGGGTGGCGAAGAAGTTGATCATGTCCTGC
The sequence above is a segment of the Phycisphaerales bacterium genome. Coding sequences within it:
- a CDS encoding MFS transporter codes for the protein MIRRVVERVVAFEEGELTPAALSAAYFFCLLFGYFMLRPLRDAMGLASGVDSLRLLFLGTLAVMIVANLVFAAIASRVPRRVFVPLVYGFGVACLVAFLLAFLVLGEARSETVGKVFYVWLSVFNLMATAVFWGFMADIFKKPQAARLFGFIAVGGTAGAICGSAWTGLLSEAIGTVGLFAGASFLILCAGALAIVLDRLAEGRRMGSAGHTLDAGGALGGTSWQGVVDVLRSPYLMGIACYVAAFTIGSTLLYFEKMRIIEGFAETIESRAQVLAWIELGGQTLTVLLQLFVTGRLMRRLGVGALLAVVPMVTVIGFVGLAAAPVLLVLAAFEVARRASHYALSKPAREALFTTVPRTDKYKAKGIIDTFVYRGGDTAGTVADAALAAAGLAAAWLAVPLGIGSLVIGVWLGRRSNDAEPAASPAPNVPGAAPASLASPANTHV
- a CDS encoding NAD-dependent epimerase/dehydratase family protein is translated as MQQTRREFLLTASAASAAALLGLGPWTQHAFARGKASKKLKILFLGGTGMLGPHVIRILLDRGHEVTLFNRGNRDEMFPDLEFIQGNRIVDVEPGLKPLQEEIDKGRTWDAVIDTASVHTWVENSAKLLKDSAGHYTYISSLSVYADNSQVGLDEDDAVATMPDEVADGITALPYDMQYYGAVKARSEAAARRHFPGKALIHRPGLLVGPRDFTHRFTYWPYRVRQGGEVLAPGMPEHPLQFIDVRDLAAFMVLGIEQGTTGTFNVNGPVGGGMTIGKLLETCKQVTGSDANFTYAEGDWLAGQGVNAWAQMPVWIPPGPETAGFHTRDLSKAVAAGLVTRPLETTIADTLTWLDEEYMPTWKNAMADRGEADATFSFGGNRPGITREREAELLAMWKSRNETSEEANS
- a CDS encoding cystathionine gamma-synthase — translated: MKIDDSARFGTRAIHAGQSPDPSTGAICTPIYQTSTYVQKSPGEIIGEYDYSRAANPTRTALEANLASLEGGKHGLAFSSGVAATGAVIHLLSAGDHVVLCDDVYGGTNRIFHRVFAQLGIESTLVDMTDHDAAKKAIRKNTKLVWIETPTNPTLKIIDIAVLAEMGKQAGAMVAVDNTFASPYLQNPLKLGADIVCHSLTKYLGGHSDAIGGALIVDDEEIHKKLKFLQLSEGAVPGIQECFLFLRSTKTLHVRMDRHCDNAAKVARYLEAHKKVEKVIYPGLESHPQHAIAKKQMRGFGGMVTIYLKGGLDESRKMLETVKIFALAESLGGVESLIEHPAIMTHASVPADQRKKLGIADNLVRLSVGIEDVDDLIADLERAIG
- a CDS encoding SulP family inorganic anion transporter, with product MSEVTIRLPAFVKTKPRVFDLRTAMSGSPKADVLAGLTVALALVPESVAFAFVAGVPPLVGLYAAFIVCLLTSILGGRPGMISGATGAMAVVVVALVANYGIGYLFPAVVLCGLIQVAAGLLRLGKFIRIVPHPVMLGFVNGLAIVILLAQADSFRSLTESGTMAFLHGTPLWIMLALVAGTVAIIAFLPRLTRAVPSSLVAIIAISLAAIAINAAMPSTASQAPVRTVGDLLVDNTKAAAVLDAQRAKDQAAIAAAADALPEAVRSSVALQPDASAPVAPLTEAEIDAALASVDEAEVGIAGGLPRLAWLDFDLPPFTLETLLIILPFSVVLAGVGLIESLMTMTLVDELTQTRGNGNRECLGQGAANITCGFFGGMGGCAMIGQSLINVKSGGRGRLSGITAAASLMVFILFLAPLIESIPIAALVGVMLMVVIGTFEWTTLQTWRKIPKAEVLVMLVVAGYTVLMHDLATAVLIGVIISALIFAWNKSKHLYADIQFNEHGSKIYQLHGGVFFGSVTRFRELFTPESDPDDVVIDFYFSRVYDQSGLEAINTLAERYTSLGKRLHLRHLSEDCRRLLDKAGDLVEVNISEDPHYHVATDRTQWRDEPGADARA